One genomic segment of [Pasteurella] aerogenes includes these proteins:
- the pta gene encoding phosphate acetyltransferase, with protein sequence MSRTIILIPISAGVGLTSVSLGLVRSLEEKGTKIGFMKPISQPNTDEDKLDRTTSIIRTSTAIETAEPFMLSVAESLIGQNQSDVLLEKIVENHQILAKNNEIIIVEGLIPTRKHSYANSINYEIAQALDAEIILVAAPTTETPAELKERIEAAASQFGGKHNPNLLGVVINKFNAPIDESGRTRPDLSEIFDAYQHSHNNVSEVYKLFEKSPIKVLACITWNAELIATRAIDLVDHLGASIINEGEIKTRRIRSITFCARSLSNMVEHFRTGSLLVTSADRPDVLVAAALASKNGIELGGVLLTGGYRIDNQIQKLCGSTFESTGLPIFRIEGNTWQTALSLQSFNLEVPVDDKERIENIKQYTSQQFDADFINSIVAASSRSRRLSPPAFRFQLTELARSAKKRIVLPEGDEPRTIKAASLCAERGIAECVLLANPADVKRVADAQGVQLGAGITVIDPVTVRENYVARLVELRKNKGMTEEAAREQLEDTVVLGTMMLEANEVDGLVSGAVHTTANTIRPPMQIIKTAPGNSIVSSIFFMLLPDQVLVYGDCAVNPDPSAEQLAEIAIQSADSAKAFGIDPKVAMISYSTGTSGSGADVEKVKEATRIAKEKRPDLLIDGPLQYDAAVMEDVARSKAPNSPVAGKATVFIFPDLNTGNTTYKAVQRSADLVSIGPMLQGMRKPVNDLSRGALVDDIVYTIALTAIQATQ encoded by the coding sequence ATGTCACGTACTATTATTCTTATTCCTATCAGTGCCGGTGTGGGATTAACTAGCGTCAGTCTTGGTTTAGTCCGTTCTTTAGAAGAAAAAGGTACTAAAATCGGGTTTATGAAACCGATTTCACAACCAAACACCGATGAAGATAAATTGGATCGCACTACTTCAATTATCCGTACCAGCACGGCAATTGAAACTGCCGAACCGTTTATGTTAAGTGTTGCCGAAAGCCTCATCGGTCAAAATCAATCCGACGTATTGTTAGAAAAAATCGTTGAAAATCATCAAATCCTAGCCAAAAACAATGAAATCATTATAGTTGAAGGCTTAATTCCAACCCGTAAACATAGTTATGCTAACAGCATTAACTATGAAATTGCGCAAGCTTTGGATGCGGAAATTATTCTTGTTGCCGCACCAACGACTGAAACACCAGCGGAATTGAAAGAACGCATTGAAGCGGCTGCCTCTCAATTTGGTGGTAAACATAATCCAAATTTATTGGGTGTGGTTATCAATAAATTTAATGCACCAATTGATGAATCAGGTCGTACCCGTCCGGATCTTAGTGAAATTTTTGATGCTTACCAACATAGCCATAACAATGTGTCGGAAGTATATAAATTATTCGAAAAAAGCCCGATTAAAGTGCTTGCCTGCATCACTTGGAATGCTGAACTAATTGCGACACGTGCGATTGATTTAGTTGATCATTTAGGTGCTAGCATTATCAACGAAGGTGAAATCAAAACCCGCCGTATTCGTAGTATCACATTCTGTGCTAGATCCTTATCCAATATGGTCGAGCATTTCCGTACCGGTAGCTTACTTGTTACGTCCGCCGATCGTCCAGATGTATTAGTTGCCGCGGCATTAGCCTCTAAAAATGGAATTGAATTGGGTGGCGTATTATTAACTGGCGGCTATCGTATCGATAACCAAATCCAAAAACTTTGTGGCTCAACCTTTGAAAGCACCGGTTTACCAATTTTCCGTATCGAAGGAAACACCTGGCAAACTGCATTAAGTTTACAAAGTTTTAACTTGGAAGTTCCAGTTGACGATAAAGAACGTATTGAAAATATCAAACAATACACCAGCCAACAATTTGATGCTGACTTTATCAATAGTATCGTTGCGGCATCTTCTCGTTCTCGTCGTCTTTCTCCTCCGGCGTTCCGTTTCCAATTAACCGAATTAGCACGCAGTGCGAAAAAACGTATCGTGTTACCAGAAGGGGACGAACCACGTACCATCAAAGCGGCCTCACTTTGTGCTGAACGCGGTATCGCAGAATGTGTATTATTAGCCAACCCAGCGGATGTTAAACGCGTTGCAGATGCACAAGGTGTACAACTTGGAGCAGGTATTACTGTAATCGATCCGGTTACTGTACGCGAAAACTACGTAGCACGTTTAGTCGAATTGCGTAAAAATAAAGGCATGACTGAAGAAGCCGCACGTGAACAATTAGAAGATACCGTAGTTCTTGGTACCATGATGTTAGAAGCAAACGAAGTGGATGGTTTGGTATCTGGTGCAGTTCATACTACTGCTAATACCATTCGCCCACCAATGCAAATCATCAAAACTGCACCGGGTAACTCCATTGTTTCTTCAATTTTCTTTATGCTATTACCGGATCAAGTGTTGGTTTATGGTGACTGTGCGGTGAACCCTGATCCGAGTGCAGAACAATTAGCCGAAATTGCTATTCAATCTGCAGATTCCGCTAAAGCATTCGGTATCGATCCAAAAGTGGCAATGATTTCCTACTCTACCGGTACTTCAGGTAGCGGCGCGGATGTAGAAAAAGTGAAAGAAGCCACCCGTATTGCCAAAGAAAAACGTCCTGATTTATTGATCGACGGTCCGTTACAATATGATGCCGCAGTAATGGAAGACGTAGCGCGTTCTAAAGCGCCAAACTCACCGGTTGCAGGTAAAGCCACTGTATTCATCTTCCCTGATTTGAATACCGGTAATACCACATATAAAGCAGTACAACGTTCTGCCGACTTGGTTTCTATTGGACCAATGTTGCAAGGTATGCGCAAACCAGTAAATGACTTGTCACGCGGTGCCTTGGTTGACGATATTGTTTATACCATCGCCTTAACCGCTATCCAAGCGACACAATAG
- the ackA gene encoding acetate kinase: MSQKLVLILNCGSSSLKFSILDPISGDEKLSGLAEAFNLDDARIKWKLHGEKGNADLGAGAAHSEALAFIVNHIFPLDPSLKDDIVAIGHRIVHGGEKFTSSVVINDDVVKGIEDAIQFAPLHNPAHLIGIQEAFKMFPHLKDKNVAVFDTAFHTTMPEEAFLYALPYSLYREHGVRRYGAHGTSHYFVSREAAKRLGVSEDKINVITCHLGNGGSVSAVRHGECIDTSMGLTPLEGLVMGTRSGDIDPAIVFYMHDTLGMSVDDINTTLTKKSGLLGLTEVTSDCRFAEDNYDNEDESLRVPARRALDVYCYRLAKYIGSYMAVIGERLDAIVFTGGIGENSAHVREITLNHLKLFGYSIDNEKNLAARFGNEGIITTDNTPVAMVIPTNEELVIAQDTARLCIK; encoded by the coding sequence ATGTCTCAAAAATTAGTTCTCATCCTTAACTGCGGTAGTTCCTCATTAAAATTTTCCATTTTAGATCCCATTTCCGGTGATGAAAAACTATCCGGTTTAGCCGAAGCATTCAATTTGGATGACGCGCGTATTAAATGGAAATTACACGGTGAAAAGGGGAATGCTGATTTAGGTGCCGGTGCTGCTCACAGTGAAGCCTTAGCATTTATTGTTAATCATATTTTTCCATTAGATCCGTCATTAAAAGACGATATCGTAGCTATCGGTCACCGTATTGTTCACGGTGGTGAAAAATTCACATCATCAGTCGTGATTAACGATGATGTTGTTAAAGGGATTGAAGATGCTATCCAATTTGCACCACTTCACAATCCGGCGCACTTAATCGGTATTCAAGAAGCGTTCAAAATGTTCCCACATTTAAAAGACAAAAATGTGGCAGTATTCGACACCGCATTCCACACCACGATGCCTGAAGAAGCATTCTTATATGCACTTCCATACTCATTATATAGAGAACATGGCGTCCGTCGTTATGGCGCACATGGTACCAGCCACTATTTCGTTAGCCGCGAAGCCGCGAAACGTTTAGGCGTATCAGAAGATAAAATTAACGTAATTACTTGCCACTTGGGTAATGGTGGTTCTGTTTCTGCAGTTCGTCATGGTGAATGTATTGATACTTCCATGGGCTTAACTCCATTAGAAGGTTTGGTAATGGGTACCCGTTCTGGTGATATCGATCCGGCAATCGTATTCTATATGCACGATACATTAGGTATGTCAGTTGATGATATCAACACAACTTTAACCAAAAAATCTGGTCTTTTAGGCTTAACTGAAGTTACTAGCGACTGTCGCTTTGCAGAAGACAACTACGACAACGAAGATGAATCCTTACGTGTTCCAGCGCGTCGTGCATTAGATGTTTACTGCTATCGTTTAGCGAAATACATCGGTTCTTACATGGCGGTTATCGGCGAACGTTTAGATGCTATCGTGTTTACTGGCGGTATTGGTGAAAACTCGGCTCACGTTCGTGAAATCACCTTAAATCACTTAAAATTATTCGGTTACAGCATCGATAATGAGAAAAACTTAGCCGCACGCTTTGGTAATGAGGGCATCATTACCACAGATAATACGCCAGTAGCGATGGTGATTCCAACTAATGAAGAATTAGTGATTGCTCAAGATACAGCGCGTCTCTGTATCAAATAA
- the yfbV gene encoding membrane protein, with amino-acid sequence MSFFSTLKQGQRYLTTWVLKDKLGMIFPENRVIKATLFAQKFMPFVAVFSIVWQQLYMKSAYFALVIAILTALFSLCLPLQGLYWLGKRAQTPLSAGSEQWFAKIYTQVHAQDDTLFPYPEKPTYYDLACLLRKAEQKLPSSFWDEI; translated from the coding sequence ATGAGTTTTTTCTCCACCTTAAAACAAGGGCAGCGTTATTTAACCACTTGGGTATTAAAAGATAAATTAGGCATGATCTTTCCGGAAAACCGCGTTATCAAGGCCACCTTGTTTGCACAAAAATTTATGCCATTTGTGGCGGTATTTTCCATTGTATGGCAACAACTTTACATGAAATCCGCTTATTTCGCCTTAGTTATCGCTATTTTGACTGCACTTTTTTCACTTTGTCTGCCATTACAGGGTTTATATTGGTTAGGAAAACGGGCGCAAACGCCATTATCCGCGGGGAGTGAACAGTGGTTTGCGAAAATTTATACGCAGGTTCATGCACAAGACGATACGCTATTTCCTTATCCGGAAAAGCCGACTTATTATGATTTAGCGTGTTTATTGCGCAAAGCTGAACAGAAATTACCATCGAGTTTTTGGGATGAAATATAG
- a CDS encoding bile acid transporter: MQTLLKFTQFISKTFALWVLLFAFLAFQFPQYFVVFSRFIPYLLGIVMFGMGITLTFNDFGEVLRHPKAVVIGVIGQFVIMPLIAFALATGFNLPAELAIGVILVGSCPGGTSSNVMTYLAKGNTALSVACTTISTLLSPLLTPAIFYVLASQWLDINASAMFMSVLQMVLFPIFLGLVVRALFKNKIAEISQTMPLLSVISIVLILSAVVAVSKDKIIESGLLIFIVVVLHNCLGYLLGFGFAKLFKLNTADSKAVSIEVGMQNSGLGAALAAAHFNPIAAVPSAVFSFWHNVSGPILANIFSNIKNEK, from the coding sequence ATGCAAACACTATTAAAATTCACTCAATTTATCAGTAAAACCTTCGCCTTGTGGGTATTGTTATTCGCGTTTTTAGCCTTTCAATTTCCGCAATATTTTGTCGTATTTAGTCGTTTCATTCCTTACCTATTGGGCATTGTGATGTTCGGTATGGGAATTACCTTGACCTTTAATGATTTCGGTGAAGTCTTAAGACATCCGAAAGCAGTAGTTATCGGCGTTATCGGACAATTTGTAATTATGCCACTTATCGCGTTTGCACTGGCAACCGGCTTTAATCTTCCGGCGGAACTGGCTATCGGCGTGATCTTGGTTGGATCTTGCCCGGGCGGTACTTCATCTAATGTTATGACCTATTTAGCGAAAGGAAACACCGCTTTATCCGTTGCTTGTACCACAATTTCAACCTTGCTTTCGCCACTTTTAACCCCAGCAATTTTCTACGTCTTAGCGAGCCAATGGTTGGATATTAACGCTTCGGCTATGTTTATGTCGGTGTTGCAGATGGTATTATTCCCAATTTTCCTAGGATTAGTGGTAAGAGCCTTGTTTAAAAACAAAATTGCCGAAATCAGCCAAACTATGCCGCTGCTTTCAGTGATTTCTATTGTGTTGATCTTGTCGGCAGTAGTTGCGGTTAGTAAAGATAAAATTATCGAATCAGGATTATTAATTTTTATCGTTGTCGTCTTACACAACTGTTTAGGCTATCTGCTTGGTTTTGGCTTTGCCAAACTCTTTAAATTAAACACGGCGGACAGTAAAGCGGTTTCTATTGAGGTAGGTATGCAAAACTCTGGCTTAGGTGCAGCATTAGCGGCGGCGCATTTCAATCCAATTGCGGCGGTACCAAGTGCAGTATTTAGTTTTTGGCACAATGTCTCCGGTCCAATCTTAGCGAATATTTTCTCCAATATTAAAAACGAGAAATAA
- the cvpA gene encoding colicin V production protein, whose product MDSYIDLIIIGIIAFSVIVSLLRGFVREVMSLASWVVAFLVANNFYPYLANYLTQIQSEYLRDGAAIAILFVTTLIIGAIVNYVISQLVDKTGLSGTDRVLGACFGLLRGVLIVAALLFFVDTFTNFSQSDWWKNSKLIPHFGFIVEWFFQQLKENSSLLNSPLK is encoded by the coding sequence ATGGATAGTTATATTGACCTCATTATTATTGGAATCATTGCCTTTTCCGTGATTGTTAGTTTGTTACGCGGATTTGTGCGTGAAGTAATGTCGTTAGCCAGTTGGGTAGTTGCATTTCTGGTGGCAAATAATTTTTACCCTTATCTTGCCAATTATTTAACCCAAATTCAATCTGAGTACTTGCGGGATGGGGCAGCGATTGCGATTTTATTTGTTACTACGTTGATTATTGGCGCCATTGTAAATTATGTGATTAGCCAATTAGTGGATAAAACCGGGTTAAGCGGTACCGATCGGGTGTTAGGCGCTTGTTTCGGTTTGTTGCGTGGCGTGCTTATCGTGGCAGCGTTACTATTCTTTGTCGATACATTTACTAATTTCAGCCAAAGTGACTGGTGGAAAAATTCCAAATTAATACCGCACTTTGGATTTATTGTTGAATGGTTCTTTCAACAATTAAAAGAAAATTCAAGTTTACTTAATTCACCGTTAAAATAG
- the purF gene encoding amidophosphoribosyltransferase: protein MCGIVGIVSQSPVNQSIYDALTLLQHRGQDAAGIVTVDDENRFRLRKANGLVSDVFQQIHMLRLQGNAGIGHVRYPTAGSSSVSEAQPFYVNSPYGLTLVHNGNLTNSDQLKEKLFSLARRHVNTNSDSEVLLNILAYHLDQTQNYQLSPQDIFSAIQSTHKDIRGAYACVAMIIGHGMVAFRDPHGIRPLVLGKREENGKTEYMFASESIALDVVGFEFVRDVQAGEAIYVTFDGQLYAQQCAENPSLNPCIFEYVYFARPDSYIDGVSVYAARVHMGERLGEKIAREWKDLDIDVVIPVPETSNDIALRIAHILGKPYRQGFVKNRYVGRTFIMPGQTQRVSAVRRKLNTISSEFKGKNVLLVDDSIVRGTTSKQIVDMAKAAGAKKIYFASAAPEIRYPNVYGIDMPTKTELIAYGREVDEIAQLIGVDRLIFQDLEALTSSVQQENPSITDFDCSVFTGVYITGDITAEYLDNVAGLRNDSAKKQREKDATNLEIHNER from the coding sequence ATGTGTGGTATTGTTGGAATTGTCAGTCAAAGTCCGGTTAATCAATCCATTTATGATGCATTAACCTTATTGCAACATCGTGGACAAGATGCTGCCGGAATTGTTACCGTGGACGACGAAAATCGCTTTCGTTTGCGTAAAGCCAATGGTTTAGTCAGTGATGTATTTCAACAAATCCATATGCTTCGATTACAAGGTAATGCCGGAATTGGTCACGTGCGTTATCCGACAGCAGGAAGCTCAAGCGTATCAGAAGCGCAACCTTTTTACGTAAATTCGCCTTATGGATTGACCTTGGTACATAACGGAAACTTGACTAATTCGGATCAATTGAAAGAGAAGTTATTTAGCTTGGCGCGCCGCCATGTTAATACCAATTCGGATTCTGAAGTATTGCTGAATATTTTAGCGTATCATTTGGATCAAACACAAAATTACCAATTAAGTCCACAGGATATTTTTAGTGCGATTCAATCTACCCATAAGGATATTCGCGGGGCGTATGCTTGTGTCGCGATGATTATCGGGCATGGAATGGTGGCGTTTCGCGATCCGCACGGAATTCGTCCGTTGGTATTGGGCAAACGGGAAGAAAATGGTAAAACCGAATATATGTTTGCCTCGGAAAGTATTGCACTTGATGTTGTTGGTTTTGAGTTTGTGCGTGATGTGCAGGCAGGAGAAGCAATTTATGTTACTTTTGATGGACAATTGTATGCCCAGCAATGTGCGGAGAACCCGAGCTTAAATCCTTGTATTTTCGAATATGTTTATTTTGCCCGCCCAGATTCTTACATTGATGGTGTGTCCGTTTATGCTGCACGTGTTCACATGGGCGAACGTTTGGGTGAAAAAATTGCGCGTGAATGGAAAGATTTGGATATTGATGTGGTGATTCCAGTGCCGGAAACTTCCAATGATATTGCGTTACGTATTGCACATATTTTAGGTAAGCCTTATCGTCAAGGATTTGTAAAAAACCGCTATGTAGGACGCACGTTCATTATGCCAGGGCAAACCCAGCGAGTCAGCGCGGTAAGACGGAAATTAAATACTATTTCCTCTGAATTTAAAGGCAAAAATGTATTACTGGTTGACGATTCTATTGTACGCGGTACCACTTCAAAACAAATCGTTGATATGGCAAAAGCGGCTGGAGCGAAGAAAATTTATTTTGCATCAGCAGCGCCAGAAATTCGCTATCCGAATGTGTATGGTATTGATATGCCAACAAAAACCGAACTTATCGCTTATGGTCGCGAAGTGGATGAGATTGCGCAGCTAATCGGTGTGGATCGCTTGATTTTCCAAGATCTTGAAGCCTTAACCAGCTCCGTACAACAAGAAAATCCGAGTATTACTGATTTTGATTGTTCGGTATTTACCGGCGTATATATCACCGGAGATATTACTGCAGAATATTTGGATAATGTCGCCGGATTACGCAATGATAGTGCGAAAAAACAACGTGAAAAAGACGCCACAAACCTAGAAATTCACAATGAACGATAA
- the ubiX gene encoding 3-octaprenyl-4-hydroxybenzoate carboxy-lyase, with amino-acid sequence MNDKTQKQRLIIGITGASGIVYAIRLLEVLKSVEQIETHLVISHAAKQAMAVETDYSVQQIRDLADHNYDVRDIGAAISSGSYRTLGMVVVPCSIKTLSGIAHSYTDDLITRAADVCLKERKPLILCVRETPLHLGHLRLMTQLAEIGGQIVPLMPAFYHQPQSVDDIINQGVNRLCDHLGIELEQDLFQRWGE; translated from the coding sequence ATGAACGATAAGACACAAAAACAACGTTTAATTATCGGTATCACCGGTGCTTCTGGTATCGTTTATGCGATACGTTTGCTGGAAGTCTTAAAATCTGTCGAGCAGATTGAAACGCATTTGGTGATTAGCCATGCGGCAAAACAAGCGATGGCGGTGGAAACGGATTATTCCGTACAACAAATTCGTGATTTAGCAGATCACAACTATGATGTGCGTGATATTGGGGCAGCAATATCCTCCGGTTCTTATCGTACTTTAGGGATGGTTGTAGTGCCATGCTCAATTAAAACCTTATCCGGTATTGCTCACAGTTATACCGATGATTTAATTACGCGTGCTGCCGATGTTTGCTTAAAAGAACGTAAACCGTTGATTTTATGTGTACGTGAAACGCCATTGCATTTGGGACATTTGCGCTTAATGACACAACTTGCGGAAATCGGCGGACAAATTGTGCCGCTGATGCCGGCATTTTATCACCAACCGCAAAGCGTGGATGATATTATCAATCAAGGCGTTAACCGGCTTTGTGATCATCTTGGCATTGAATTGGAACAAGATTTATTTCAGCGTTGGGGCGAATGA
- the rhaS gene encoding L-rhamnose operon regulatory protein rhaS, with protein MKIDLQAVHKILLEQTALLTKKGENETTFSQWYLDTELENAFERLLLLHEYPKDITFLAPLIQQEIYYRLLTGEQGEKLKCMVSVGSNTQKIAKATQYLQAHFRESVQVEKLAELCGMSLSGFHHHFKKITALSPLQYQKTLRLMETNQLISQENLSISSAAFQVGYESPSQFSREYKRYFGQAPSAKLMLKNEQKTTAL; from the coding sequence ATGAAAATCGATTTACAAGCGGTACATAAAATTTTGCTTGAACAGACCGCACTTTTGACTAAAAAGGGCGAAAATGAAACAACTTTTAGCCAATGGTATTTGGATACGGAATTGGAAAACGCCTTTGAACGACTTTTGTTATTGCATGAATATCCAAAAGATATTACTTTTCTTGCACCACTTATTCAACAGGAAATTTACTATCGATTACTCACAGGTGAGCAAGGTGAGAAATTAAAGTGCATGGTGAGCGTTGGTTCAAATACTCAGAAAATTGCTAAAGCTACGCAATATTTACAGGCGCATTTTCGCGAAAGCGTACAAGTGGAAAAATTGGCGGAGTTATGCGGTATGTCGCTATCAGGTTTTCATCATCATTTCAAGAAAATCACTGCACTTTCCCCATTGCAATATCAGAAAACATTACGGTTAATGGAAACTAACCAATTAATTTCACAAGAAAATTTATCAATTTCAAGCGCTGCATTTCAAGTGGGATATGAAAGCCCGAGCCAATTTAGCCGCGAATATAAACGTTATTTTGGTCAAGCTCCGAGTGCAAAACTTATGCTTAAAAATGAGCAAAAAACGACCGCACTTTAG
- the attK_3 gene encoding AttK protein, whose amino-acid sequence MTTQKHATHWINGEWINTGTQKQSINPANSEVIGTYVKGGVEEAELAIKVALDTFKNTDWRYNRELRFKVLNDLADAFEARQDELIQAIALENGKIVPEATFEVQLVMSGLRYGSALVYAESGRASEWSAGKMSMLIKEPVGVAGISVPWNSPAALLIRSLAPALAVGCTTVLKMPVQSAQISALIADIMSSVKSLPKGVINMVIGGHEVLSTLVNSPDVPTISFTGSTTTGRALLEQGAKQIKRFGLELGGKTPHIVFDDADLDKLIPTVRAGLTTFAGQFCMTGSRILVQKGIADKVRERLAEALKSVKVGPASDPTSQMGPMIDIPNVQRVDKMVEEGIAAGAKVIVRGGPFKEGELSKGAFYQPALLEVDDNKSSLVQQELFGPVLTMQVFDTERQAIEWVNDSEFGLAASIWTNDGARSLRIAREIDAGTVWINDWVVMREEFEEGGYKQSGMGRLRGIAALEDFVEYKHIVLQPGVATK is encoded by the coding sequence ATGACAACTCAAAAACACGCAACACATTGGATTAACGGTGAATGGATCAATACCGGTACGCAAAAACAATCAATCAATCCGGCAAACTCCGAAGTTATCGGTACCTATGTGAAAGGCGGTGTAGAAGAAGCCGAATTAGCGATTAAAGTCGCATTGGATACCTTTAAAAATACAGATTGGCGCTATAACCGAGAATTAAGATTTAAAGTATTAAATGACTTAGCAGATGCCTTTGAAGCTCGCCAAGATGAACTCATTCAAGCAATTGCTTTAGAAAATGGAAAAATTGTTCCTGAAGCTACTTTTGAAGTGCAATTGGTCATGTCAGGGCTACGTTATGGCTCCGCTCTTGTGTATGCCGAATCTGGTCGTGCTTCTGAATGGTCTGCGGGAAAAATGTCCATGTTGATCAAAGAACCGGTCGGTGTTGCAGGTATCAGCGTACCATGGAACTCCCCTGCGGCATTGCTCATCCGTTCCCTTGCTCCAGCATTAGCAGTCGGTTGTACCACCGTCTTAAAAATGCCGGTACAAAGCGCCCAAATCAGCGCACTTATTGCGGATATCATGTCTAGCGTAAAATCATTACCAAAAGGCGTTATCAATATGGTTATCGGTGGTCATGAAGTATTAAGCACATTGGTCAACTCTCCAGATGTGCCAACCATCAGCTTCACCGGAAGTACCACCACAGGTCGCGCTTTATTGGAACAAGGTGCAAAACAAATTAAACGTTTTGGCTTAGAATTAGGCGGAAAAACACCGCATATTGTATTTGATGATGCTGATTTAGATAAACTTATCCCAACGGTTCGAGCCGGCTTAACCACATTTGCGGGTCAATTCTGTATGACTGGTAGCCGCATTCTAGTACAAAAAGGCATTGCCGATAAAGTACGCGAACGCCTAGCAGAAGCCTTAAAATCCGTTAAAGTCGGACCGGCTTCCGATCCAACCAGCCAAATGGGACCAATGATCGATATTCCAAACGTACAACGTGTGGACAAAATGGTCGAAGAAGGTATTGCCGCAGGTGCAAAAGTTATTGTTCGCGGTGGTCCATTCAAAGAAGGTGAACTTTCTAAAGGCGCATTCTATCAACCGGCATTACTTGAAGTGGACGATAACAAATCCAGCCTAGTGCAACAAGAATTGTTCGGACCAGTATTAACCATGCAAGTCTTTGACACTGAACGCCAAGCCATTGAATGGGTAAATGATAGCGAATTCGGCTTAGCAGCAAGTATTTGGACTAATGATGGCGCTCGTTCTTTACGTATTGCACGCGAAATCGACGCCGGTACCGTTTGGATCAATGACTGGGTAGTAATGCGCGAAGAATTTGAAGAAGGCGGATACAAACAATCTGGTATGGGACGCCTACGCGGTATTGCTGCGTTAGAAGACTTTGTCGAATATAAACACATTGTTCTACAACCAGGCGTTGCAACAAAATAG